In a genomic window of Oncorhynchus keta strain PuntledgeMale-10-30-2019 chromosome 26, Oket_V2, whole genome shotgun sequence:
- the LOC118359361 gene encoding switch-associated protein 70-like, with translation MALRDELLKPIWHAFTALDLDKSGKVSKSQLKVLSHNLCTVMRIPHDPVALEEHFKHDDVGPVSTQGYMPYLNKFILDKVQDNFDRQDFNRMCWTLCARKNLNRTNLLISDEDAFEIWCIFNFLSEEKYPLAIVTEEIKYFLRKLTEAMGGSWVEERFEDYKRELSIKQQSLSAWELITLVGTGTFSKGVDRQTLSMGITEVFHELILDVFKQGYMMKKGHKRKNWTERWFLLRPNSMSYYVSEDLAEKKGDIVLNANCCVESLPDKEGKKCLFYVKCSDKSYEINASDKKRKQEWIQAIQMCLSLLQLGRTVPHRESLQKRRDLRQKQQAEQEELELRMRELQTANENKQHQLEALRKKLEEAAANAAEEERRLLQTQTEQQDRYRMDLEREKMVRQEMEEQVAQKSSELEQYLQRVHELEDMYHRLEDALEDEKRARQDEETVRRLQARLLEEEAIKRAELEQIHLHQQRAISETEVEKQELRKEGTAKENALQAAMLQLEQLEKEKQGALEQYQEVVQKLEDAANNTRTWKHKVAHHEGLVRLVQPGSKGPQKITNWGPASFTEAELSLREKDWQERKNQAAENQ, from the exons ATGGCACTACGAGACGAACTTTTAAAGCCAATATGGCACGCGTTTACAGCGTTGGACCTGGACAAAAGTGGGAAAGTGTCCAAATCACAGTTAAAG GTGCTCTCGCATAACTTGTGCACTGTGATGAGGATCCCCCATGACCCGGTGGCCCTTGAAGAGCACTTCAAACATGACGACGTAGGCCCTGTCTCTACTCAGGGCTACATGCCCTACTTGAACAAGTTCATTTTGGACAAG GTACAGGACAACTTTGACCGGCAGGACTTTAACAGAATGTGCTGGACCCTGTGCGCCCGTAAGAACCTCAACAGAACCAACCTCCTCATCTCTGACGAAGACGCTTTCGAGATCTGGTGCATCTTCAACTTCCTGTCTGAAGAGAAATACCCACTGGCCATCGTCACTGAGGAG ATCAAGTACTTCCTGCGCAAGTTGACAGAGGCCATGGGTGGCAGTTGGGTGGAGGAGCGCTTTGAGGACTACAAGCGAGAGCTGAGCATCAAGCAGCAGAGTCTGAGTGCCTGGGAGCTCATCACTCTGGTGGGCACGGGCACCTTCAGCAAGGGCGTGGACCGCCAGACCCTCTCCATGGGCATCACCGAGGTCTTCCACGAGCTCATCCTTGATGTATTCAAACAG GGCTACATGATGAAAAAGGGCCACAAGAGGAAGAACTGGACAGAGCGCTGGTTCCTCCTGAGGCCCAACTCCATGTCCTACTACGTGAGCGAGGACCTGGCTGAGAAGAAGGGCGACATCGTGCTGAATGCAAACTGCTGTGTCGAG TCGTTACCAGATAAGGAAGGAAAGAAGTGCCTGTTCTATGTCAAATGCTCTGACAAAAGCTACGAGATCAACGCTTCGGATAAGAAGAGGAAACAGGAATGGATTCAGG cCATCCAGATGTGTCTCAGTCTGCTGCAGTTGGGACGGACAGTGCCGCACCGCGAGTCCCTTCAGAAGCGGCGGGATTTGAGGCAGAAACAGCAAGCGGAGCAGGAGGAGCTGGAGCTTAGGATGAGAGAGCTGCAGACGGCCAACGAGAACAAGCAGCACCAACTGGAGGCCTTGAGGAAG AAACTAGAGGAGGCAGCGGCCAATGCggcggaggaggagaggagactccTGCAGACCCAGACTGAACAACAGGATCGCTACAGGATGgacctggagagggagaaaaTG GTGCGACAGGAGATGGAGGAGCAGGTGGCTCAGAAGTCCAGTGAGCTGGAGCAGTACCTGCAGCGCGTCCATGAGCTGGAGGACATGTACCACCGCCTGGAGGACGCCCTGGAGGACGAGAAACGTGCCAGGCAGGACGAGGAGACGGTCCGCAGGCTCCAGGCCCG GTTACTAGAGGAGGAGGCTATCAAGCGGGCTGAGCTGGAACAGATCCACCTCCACCAGCAGAGGGCCATCTCTGAGACAGAGGTGGAGAAGCAGGAGCTGCGGAAGGAGGGAACGGCCAAGGAGAATGCCCTGCAGGCTGCCATGCTGCAGCTGGAACAGCTAGAGAAAGAGAAGCAGGGGGCACTGGAGCAATACCAG GAGGTAGTGCAGAAACTGGAGGACGCAGCGAATAACACCAGGACCTGGAAACATAAAGTGGCCCACCATGAGGGATTAGTCCGCCTCGTTCAACCAG GTTCGAAGGGGCCTCAGAAAATCACTAACTGGGGCCCAGCGTCCTTCACTGAGGCAGAACTGAGCTTGCGGGAGAAAGACTGGCAGGAGAGGAAGAACCAAGCCGCCGAGAACCAGTAG